A genomic window from Bacillota bacterium includes:
- a CDS encoding carbon-nitrogen family hydrolase has translation MESLNVIAIQVGCGPDRRDNLARALSLLRRALQHYRRVDAVVLPELFYVMPEDLADNDAAAELAAGLSKAASENGVWIVGGTVPQRVAGGKTRNYCMVFDPHGSNVAGYCKTHLFDALDYAESETTEPGEGLITFDIGEVKAGVIVCYELRFPEIIRTLTLKGIRVLFVPSAFMSPRHDHWDTLIRSAALQNQIYVVAANQLGRYGKHVFFGRSMVADPWGIVVAQASDHETFVGAALDFDYQDSVRSRLPVFKHRRPDLYSV, from the coding sequence ATGGAGTCTCTCAACGTGATCGCCATACAGGTCGGTTGCGGCCCCGACAGGCGCGACAACCTGGCGCGAGCCCTCTCACTTCTGCGGCGCGCGCTCCAGCATTACCGGCGCGTGGATGCGGTCGTCCTCCCCGAACTCTTCTACGTGATGCCTGAGGACCTTGCGGACAATGACGCTGCGGCCGAACTCGCGGCCGGCCTGTCGAAGGCTGCCTCCGAGAACGGCGTGTGGATCGTGGGTGGAACCGTGCCGCAACGGGTCGCGGGGGGAAAGACCAGGAACTACTGCATGGTGTTCGATCCGCACGGTTCAAACGTCGCAGGCTACTGCAAGACCCACCTGTTCGACGCCCTCGACTATGCCGAATCGGAGACGACCGAGCCGGGGGAAGGGCTGATCACCTTCGACATCGGCGAGGTCAAGGCCGGAGTCATCGTCTGCTACGAGCTGCGATTCCCCGAGATCATAAGGACGCTCACGCTGAAGGGAATCAGGGTGCTGTTCGTGCCTTCGGCGTTCATGTCCCCCCGCCACGATCACTGGGACACCCTGATACGCTCGGCGGCGCTGCAAAACCAGATCTACGTCGTAGCGGCCAACCAGCTGGGAAGGTACGGCAAGCATGTCTTCTTCGGCCGAAGCATGGTTGCGGATCCCTGGGGCATCGTGGTGGCGCAGGCGTCCGATCACGAGACGTTCGTGGGGGCTGCGCTGGATTTCGACTACCAGGACTCGGTACGCTCGCGGCTTCCGGTGTTCAAGCACCGCCGCCCCGACCTGTATTCAGTATAG